attcctggtgctccagactcttccccagctccgttcccttccctggacacactccagcccttCAGTGTCTTCTTTGTCAAGAGGGACCTGAAACTGACctcaggatttgaggtgtggcctcaccattGCCTCCACAGGGCAAGTACTTAAAGAGGATGAGTACCAGGCTGTTGCAGCCCAATGTGGAAGAGTGATCTTCTTCCCCAGCACAGGgctccagggatgctgagcTGTGCAGAACTTGGCACTCAGCTCACCTGTCATTAGGTGGTGTTCTTGCACAGGGGTTGGCACAAGTGTGAGACAGCCTGCAGCAATCAGGCACGTGAAGCAGTCCAGTGCCTCCTGGCAGTAGCCATCTGCCTTTGGGCCTGGAGCAGAGGgggcagcagccagcagtgcaAGGGCAAGCTTGGGGCTGCTGCCCAACTGCACTGGGGATCTGACACTGCATCTTGGTTTCCAGGGCGTAAACGTGAAGCACAAAGCAGTCAGTCTCTGTCCTTAAGATCACAGGCTCTGCCTGCGCAGGAGGCAAAACCCCCGTCCAGTCCCTGACACTGCTCTGCTTTCCCCAGGGGACGCAACCCCGCCGACCCCCCGTCCGTCACGGAGGTGCGCAGGCTCGAAGCCGGGATCATCAGCAGCTGGGTGAAATCCGCAGGCCTGGCGCGGGAGCAGCacgcaggagctgcagcaggcggccagccctgagcccctccgtgcccacagcccctgggtGCCACTGCCAAAGGACACAGTAGCCTGCTGAGCTGGTTCTAGGCTGGCTGGGACACTATTCTCTCCTCTGCCGTGATGATGGGAACTCCCTTTTCCTAAGTGTCCCACCTACACCTCATTGAGCatcaaaagaaatgcaaaaggcCAAATCACTGACAGAAGCCAAAACTACATTGTCTGGGCTCCGTGCTTGCCTGCTCAGCATGAGCTGTTACAAAGGGCAGCAATATGAAAAGCTTGCCTGGAAGGTCCAAGAACCATCACAGCTCTGAACAGGATCATTGCATGAGGGACCTTAAGGTtgaaacagaattatttttagagaaaaaggaaatagtAGAGGGCTAGTGGAAGGGCACAGGTATGGTTGTGACTGACACAGGGTCCTGATGAGCTCCACTAGTGACCAGTTATCTAAAACAGACTATCAGTCTTAGCCATGGTTGTGGGTTGGGGATgttttagttttggttttaacTTGTGCAAGAGAGTCCAGTTGCTGAGGTGAAGATTTACACAAAGGAATCCTGGTGTGCACTGCTGTCACTCAAGTGCAGTGTACTGGTAACCAGTAAAGCACACTTCCACTCAGACATCTTCACAGGAGCTAGATAGATTGGTACAGTTGGACAGTTGTTAAAAGACAAGACACGTTTGGGAAAGTGacagtttatttcttttctccttcagctCATTAGAAATGAATTATTACTCTCAAGCCAGTtgtaaggcaaaaaaaataacattctgCACTGACTAGTCATGTCCTGTCAATCCCAGGACAGGATCCCTCTGATGACAGAAAAATGTGcatttaaataatttgttttgacctttttaaaatttgaccTTTGTAACATTTCTCCATTTCCATTAGTACATGGAATGATAAATAGTGGTCCCAACAGTAACATGTAACTCCAGCAAACAGAATGGATCAGCATAAAATCAATAAAGATGCATCTTACTTTACAAATCAAAGGTTACAATTACTATAAAATACCTCCCTCAGCCACCAGAAAATGAACCATTAGAGTCAAATTCAGTCAGCTCCATTAAAGGCCAGGGACCCCTGGATTTAGTGGGGACTgcacctcctggccctgcccatcACAACCCCTGCCACAGGGAGAAAGAGACTTTCAGTGAGACAATGAACATTCATATGAACAACCACATTTCTGAGATCTCATCCATGAATACAGGACTGTCCAAATCCAAAAGGAAAAGCACTCCAGAAAGCTCATTTCCAAATTCATGGCTTTAAATCTCTAAAGTGTGCACATACAAAAATGAAAGATCCCAGGGCTCCTGTAAGATTCTTAAAAAAACCTGGGTCTATTTTGTCTTCAAGtaactgaaattaatttctccaaTTCTACTGGGGCCTAGAACTGCTGTAATACCTTTCGACTGTCTGCTTTTAACACTACTACTGAAAATACCCAGTGTACTCCTAAGGAAAACAAATAATTGAAAATTTCTCCATGGTCCAAGAAATTATGAGTAACAAGAACTTTGCTGTACAGTTGTAAGCTTGTTTTGAGTCAACAAACACCCCCAATGTGATATCTGAACCGGAAGGGACGGAAGGAGGCTGATACCCAATATGCTCACAGGCTTTCCCAGTGCCCAACCTCAGAAAGCAGCTTTCAGTCAGAATACCTGAGTCTAACTGATGCAAATAAGATACAAAATGCACGTGTTTTACTTGCATTTCACATTATCTCCTGCATTCCTGCAGGTAAGTTAAAAAACTGCATTACCTCTACAAAATTATATACCACTTTCAGCCAAACCAGCAGCAAATTCTCTTTGACCATTCATTTCAGCCAGAGCTTGAATAGACCATTCAAAGTGCTCTACAAAACTAAGACACTATACAACAGATACTCTGcagcctcttccttctcctaaGGTGATGCATCATAGCTCGGGagtttggaatgagatgggagTACCAGCAGCAATACTGACAGCTTCTCCCTGGGACAGCACTACAGCTCTTTGTTTATTCCACTTTCCACCTGAACCACTGGACAGTCTGACAAAGGAATGGCTCTGTAATCCAGTGTTTCAGTGAATCCAGAATAAACCAGAAAACTGTAGACTTATTCCTGCTCTCCAGGAACAACCCTGTGCCCTAAGGCAACTTGCTGTAGTCCCAGTATTTAATGAGCATTTAGTAATACTGACATAAGTGAGTTCTGGGTCACCAGAGCCCCAAGAATGTCATGGTCCACGGTACAATTACCAGGGAAACCAGCTTCATATGGCACAGCTTTGCCCATCCCAGAACCAGGGATTAGATTTAAGACTGACATGATTTCTTCAAACCAGAGATGCTTTTCCCAagcttttgtttgttgtttgaaGCCAAAAAAGGTGCATTAAAGCATCTCTCCTCAAAccctgaaaaataaagtgactttaAGATAAAAATGCCACCACTGGAAGATCCACTGATGCAGAGTCTATGCTGGCACCCAGATAGGGAGTGGATGAGCCTCTGTGTTAAAGATGTATTTGTCAAGGTTGATTAAGTCTATGTCATCTGAAAACAGCAGAAACATGTATTTGAGTGTTTCCCCGAGGAAGAAGCTCTCCATTTTATCCCGTGGCTCTGGATTACTGGGATTCTGAACATTGTTAATGGAAGTATAACCACCTGTAGGAacctgtgggggaaaaaaaaaaatgtatctttaCATaacctaaaataattttttacttcTTAACATGCAGATGCACTTGGAGAAGATAAATGCTAAGAAAGATCATcatgttttcatatttttcatttcacacTTAGTTTTCATTTACATATAAAGCttcagtaatgaaaaaaaaaaaatctcattgcattttaaaagaaaccagAACGATAAATGAAGCAAAATATTCATTTGTACTTAGGGCAGAGAAGTACCACAAAGAACATCCCTTTGAAGTTTCTGGACAAATATACAGAAAGGAACCAGCGATTTCTACATTAGAGCTGGCCCAAGCCTTGAATCCATTTCTCTTAAGAGCAGACCATTGATATTTGGTATCACACTTTCACAGCCTATCAGTGACATCTCCATGAGCACTGTAGTCAGAATGAATAGAAAAACCTTCTATTAAACCATTAATGCCATTGtgggttaatttttttcctttgtcaaCTTTAATTGAAGAGTTCTTTCAATCCAGCCATGTCCTTCTCACCTTCTGAAGTCTAGAGATTCTAACACTTTGATAGTCTTGCCTACAGCTTCTGCATTTCACTTTTTCATCAATGCAATACAAGTTCTTTCACTATATGGACTGAGCAGTGTATCTCAATCTGTAAGAAAACGATTTTTCTGTATATACTTACAAATTCCCCCCCAGTTATCTGATGAAACATAGTGTGTTTTCAAAGTTGGTGTTACAAAGCAAGTGAGCAAATACAGTCCTGACAGAACAAGGTCACTATAAGCTGGCCTTACCCGGGTATATCTGTTGAAATTCTGCAAGATTTCCCAGCCCCAGTCTTGGTATTTCTTATCACCAGTGAATCTGTACATATAAAAAAGGCTTTCCACAGTTTCTGGTCGCAGTAAGTTGTGCCTGTCTGCAGGCTGCAAGAGAAAAAATGGCAAGAGTATTTCAGACAGGAAATTTCCTCAAGGATACatgcagggagaaaaagaattattccCATCTCCATCTGCTCCTAAGAGTTTGCTACACATAAGTCAGCTTCTAAATATACTTCTGGGTTAACTAAAACCAAGGCCTAGGGTACAGTTAGAaggcaaggcagcaaaagaattAACTGCTCCACAACAAACCCCAtccctaatatctggccaggagTTCAACAGCAGACTAGAGCTATGGAGAAATCATGGAACTGAAGTTCAGGCCAGCTGTCTGCTCACCTTGATTTCCACATCCTTGTGGCCCTTCTGTGCATGGAGGTTGAAGTGTACAATCTCTGGGCTCAGGCCTGTCTCTACTTGAGCATACATCTGGTAGCAGGTTTCTATAAGGGCTTCAGCCAATTTCATATGATCAGCAGCCAGTCCATTGTGAGCTCCCAGTGCTAAAGTACCTGGCAAGAAGCAAACCAAGTGATCCTGCAAGACAAGACAACTCTTACTGAGAAGTTACACGTCAAGCAGCAAGGGGAGGTAGGGAGGGCGTGAGTGTacctttgtctttttaatttttttattctttctcttcttcaaaacacatttctggtACCAACAACTTGAGGGTAACTTTTTAACAATCTGATGTAATGTAGCATGAGGCAGGCAGCAGTATTACAGAAACCATTAATTTCAAAAATGTACAAGAATGCATTTTTATGACAAGTTTCTGAAAAGAAGGTCTCAGATCATGTTGAAGGGAAGGAGAGTGTCTTTTGGTTTACCAGAAGCATATATGTCATATCAGCTCATGCAAGGGGTCAACAGAACCACCTAAAGGTTTGGCTGTCCTCATTCTGGGGCTAATCTACCATTGATATAAGAAAGTAAGCACTGCAGATTAATGTCACATATGGGATCTCAAATGATTCTCAACATTCAGAATCAAAGCTCAGGTCTCATCACCCAAAAACATAGTAAAACCACTCTGATGCCCCTGTATGACCTTTAAAAGCTTTGTCCAGTCCTTAAGGAAGTTGAGGGTTGTAGAAGTCAGCATAGACAAAGTAGCCAAACATCCCCCATTTTTCCAGCTGGCCAGGGTAAGAAACCTGTGCAGCCTTTCACCCAATAATAATGgattaaaaccaaaattctgACTCcctgaaacagaagaaagagTTCTGACACATACAAACACCAAAGCCAAATCTATCTGTCTCAATTCAATTATGTCCTATCTTGGGATGGGGCAGTGCCCTCTACCCAAAACCCAAACTCTGGTCTTACAGCAGGTTTTTTGGGAAATTCAGATCCAAGAAGCACATGCTGAAAACTAGAACTGAGTATCTTAAAAATACTACATCAGGAAAGGCTATACATTTATTAATAATACATCACTTGTCTTTCAGACAAGCCACACACATATACAATACCTGCACTTGCATGAGTTTTTTAACTGAAAGATCTTAAACTGCACAAATTAGGAGCAGAGGGTTAAGATCAATCAATTTTCCCTTCAGCAAACAGCATACTGTTTTACTCAAGAATTCTCCAggtaggaaaataaaaagatgttATTACTAGACAGAAACctcaaaaattattaattttttttaaccccATAATACAATATTAGATGACATGCTTCTTTTGAAGGCAAATCTGAAAACACAGGTGTGCAAGTGTCTACATGTATTTTTGAATTATGGAAAATGAGTAATACATAAAATAGGTATTGTCTCAACAATTTCAGACACTGGAATTTTATGaccagaacagaaaaaaagaaaaaaacagaaagaaaatttaattcCAGCACCAAAATGTTCAGTGTTGAAGGAACAGAATGGGTTTACTAGAGTAACTCGCAGGAAAGGCCCCTGGCTTGCACATGTGGTGAGTATCTACAAGCCAGTTACTCATCACTGCCATCACACTGGACAGATGTGCATGTATATATAGtcctggggtttgggtttttggtggtttggggtttgttttttttttgctttggagaGGGAAAAGCTTTGCATTTGCCTCTGTGTTGGGTTTTACTTAAACTTTGTAatggtttttctgttttcttttgcagttGTATTTCTTACCATCTTGGCACTGAAATGGCCATGAGCAAGCTCTCCTACAAAAGTAAGCTTCTTGGGTTCTGATCTCTGAAGAAGATGCTTTTTCACTCCTTCTATGGCTCTCATATAGTCTTCCAACAGCCTGTGAAAAAAATCATTCCCAGTTGCCTCACATGCACGCAGTCAGAACATGTTTGATCACAGCTGATGTTCAGCACAATCTTTTAGGTGACTGTTATTTCAGTTGAAAgaataatatttaataaaattatttatttaattaaacgTGAAAACTTAAAAAACCCCCTCAGTAACCATCAACGTGACATTAATTGGTGACATTAATTGGTTATCACTACCATGTAGCAATACTGGGTTTACTTGCAAAGTAAATAATaatactttactacttattcaaATATTAAAGAAAGCACCTGCAACTGTTTCTAGGCAATAACCAGATTTTATCCTCGGAATCCAGAGTTATTGAAATCACAAAAAATCTAGGCTGGGAAGGACCTCTGGGAGGTCTCTACTTCAACCCTCTGCTCTGAGGCAGACTCAGCCACATCAGGTTGTCTGAGTGGTTATTCAAGCAATTTTTTAGTACCCCCATCCAAAGATGGAGATTCAAAGAGTTTGAGCAATCTTTTCCAGTTGACCTCTTTCATTGTGAAACATTGTTTCACAGTATTTAATTTGATTTATCCTTGATTTTACATACTTTCAATATGGAAAACAACCTGTTGATTAATACCATTGTGAGGCTCACAAAATGCCACTGTGGTCCCAAAGACACCGGTTCTCCATTTACAGTGAGGTAAGGCTTGGAAAGAGCAGTGATGAAAGCTTTGTTTGTAGAAAGGCATCTGCTCTGGCACACAGAAATGCCTCCAAGAGGCACGTTTTTGCTCTGTTTGCATTAAACACCTTGAAATTAACAAGTCTAACATAATTAGCTTATGTGCAGACTTGTCTCGaaggaaagctgcttttccaaCATCTTTAACTCCTCCTTGCAAACACTCTTCCACTAATGCAGTACAGATAACAAACATACGAGACTTgtagagggactttttacaagggcatgtagtgatagagCAAGGGTCTTTAAACTGAAAGTAAGTAGATTGATATTGGAtataaagaagaaattcttccctgtgagggtggggaggccctggcacaggttgcccagagaagctgtggctgccccatccctggaagtgtcccaggccaggctggatggggcctggagcaccctgggatagtggaaggtgtccctgcccttggcaagggtgggacaggatgggctttaagatcTCTTCCAACCCCAGCCAGTCTGGGATGCTGGAATTAAAGAGAAGATAACACAAACATTAAACTTCTGTCTCCTTTCACCCTTCACTAACAAACCCAGAGCAAACACAGACATCACTGTTGAAAGGAAATGCCCACAGTATTTCAGAAGTGTCTAATTATGCTCAATATCTATTGCAAAGACTTAATTCTCATCTCCTGTCTGTGGCACTCCTCACATTTGATGACCTGTGGAAGAAAAGGTTTCTGTGGAGAAGGAGTTTTGAGACTAAGGCTAAGTCTCCTCGTGTTCTTTCATCGAGTTACCAAAGGTCCCTCTTTATGCTTAGCTTGCTTTTAAAAACAGTGGTAAGTTCAGCTGACTCTGGGGCAcatgcattatttttcttttaagcagCAAACTCCAACAGAGTTTTACAGCTCACCTAATTCTCAGACCAATATGAGAAGTGTAAAGAACttactcattttctttctttccacccTGAATCCACTGCTTGAGCAGATACTCATAGTAGCTGTCAGCTCTGGCTCCCAGGGTGTAGACCCCCAGGTGGGTGAACTGCCCACTGTTGGTGTTGATGAACATAGGCACGAGGCCATCGTTTTTCCCTGAGAGGCTGTGAACGTGCTTCATCACCTCATCTACAGCTTTCTACAAGAAGGAAAATGGCAAATATAAATTACAGGTATAAATGAGGTACAGAACTGTGTCTAGTCACTATAGTCCAGTAACAAATCTGTAAACTTTGCTTCCCCAAATTATCATCAGGGACATCAAGTTCAGCTAGAGCAACATATTAAATTAAAGATTTCAAACTTTTGGACTCTCAAAAGATGATGTTCTGGGTATGTTCAAGTACTCTGAAGCAATTATAACTGTTTCCTTTCCTTGAAGGCAAGTCCATTCAAAAGCCAGTACTACAGCACTCAGATTTACTCAGATTTGTAAAGGAGAAGTCCAGCAAAAATAACAACTACATGAATCTATTTAGCAATAGCCGAGGTTCTTTAAATTATTGCATTCTTCAACACTGAGCTGTGGATACAGTTCAAAATAATAACagcagacaaaaagaaaagtggaaaatattattttctctgaaactatttttatttcaacGAACTTTTCCCTATATGGTCACCTGCTTTCAGACTCTTATCTGTTGAGTGAAATTTTAGTTCCTTGGATGGTAACATTTCAGTTTTGTTCTCTGCATACAGATAATGGCATCAAGAAACCACACtcggaaattatttttttagttaaaagctgtttctgaggaagaaaaataattgctcATCTCCACTACTACTTTTGGTATTCAATAAAACAATCagaatattttgggtttttttcttcccttgtctAGAGTTTCACAATTTATTTATCATAACTTACAGACTCCTGAGACTGAGTACTAATGGAGAGTCAGTGGTGGAGCtgcagagaaatggaaaaagagagagacatcAACTGATTCTTTCATACCTTGAATTTCTCATCTCCAGTCAGACGAGAGAGCTCCCTGAACTCCAGCTGAATGCTGGTCACCTCTGCCACAGTGCTGTCAGATGTCCAGCGAGGGGGATGTGCAGTGCCCCGACCAATGTTGACATCAGAATATGGTATCTTGGAGGGGGTCTTGAATGCTGGCATAAGCCTGTTTCCAATGTCTTTCTAAAGACAACCCAGGAGCACAGgataaaacaacaaacaaaacaaaaataaatacatacacaTGTACAACCCATTAGATTTTCTTCACAAAGCAGATAGAAAAAGATAGAATAGCAGCTTAGTTTTAGATGATGCAAGCaattaaagaaatttaaaatgtcATGAACTTATTCATAGTAATGAGCAGAGTTCCCACCTTGTCCTTAGCACTACAGGCCTCATGAGGCTGCAACCCCTATCCTGCAGTCACTGGCTGATCTAGCTAATGTGATGAGGTGGCTGATGCTGTTAAGACACACAGAAAGGGCAACAAAAGACAACTATTACCCTTTGCCAATCATTTATTTCCTCTCTAGTTTCATGAGGTTTATGATGGTCAGCCATTCATCAGCAGAAGAGCAGAGAAGAACAGGTGACAAACATGGCAAGGCATTGAGGTTGTACAGAGAGCAGAGGTGACGGCTTCAAAGCTTAATGGTAAATGCCTTTCCCACCACTTTAAATATGATACTGTTAAAAACCAGCAACATTTAACTTTCTGAGGAATCTTCCCTCAACTTTGTCCAGTATGGAATACATAACCAAGTTTCATTTGTAAGGCCAGTgactcacagctttttccaGGAAGAGGCTATCTCCAGAGAGGTGGTAGGTGCTCAGCAAGCCACCCAGGATACGGATAGTGCTCTCAAACAGGTTCACATCCACATTTTTATCAAATACTAAATCATTTGCTACCCATTTTCTTGCTTCTTCAAACTCTGCAAGGCATAAAAGGTAGTTCACTTAGGAACTTCTAGCATGTTCCAACAACTAGAGACATGAGTACTCCATATATTCATGACAGTTACTTATATTTGCCTACAGAGATCATAATTTTAGGTGTAAAATCAAAATTAAGAGCACATGCTGGCAGAAGTTTGATTACCATTGGCTTAATTCTTATTCAGCACCCACCACAGATGCATAGAGACAGAAACATCCAGCGAAACAGAAAGTCCTTAATAGtttaagaaaagaagaaatagagGAATTCTTTATTAAAATAGTCCAGAAATTAAAATCTT
The sequence above is a segment of the Aphelocoma coerulescens isolate FSJ_1873_10779 chromosome 17, UR_Acoe_1.0, whole genome shotgun sequence genome. Coding sequences within it:
- the MAN1B1 gene encoding endoplasmic reticulum mannosyl-oligosaccharide 1,2-alpha-mannosidase, whose translation is MYSGAAAAAGPPRRDFISVTLGPEEAIGVGGYNNSKAWRRRSCWRKWKQLSRLQRSVILFLFAFLAVCGVISYTSMGEAWKSITNKSLDEQRTEQEIPGLKLANPAVLPAPQKADANHGDYPELSLQKPPKPPHVRRGPSNLQIKAPRRDMRLKTRHDTIRAVEELVEADKVEKTEKSIISWRGAVIEPDQSTEPPSSKIKEPEKPSSMEAEDQKEPVPINERQLAVIEAFRHAWKGYKDFAWGHDELKPLSKSYSEWFGLGLTLIDALDTMWIFGLKEEFEEARKWVANDLVFDKNVDVNLFESTIRILGGLLSTYHLSGDSLFLEKAKDIGNRLMPAFKTPSKIPYSDVNIGRGTAHPPRWTSDSTVAEVTSIQLEFRELSRLTGDEKFKKAVDEVMKHVHSLSGKNDGLVPMFINTNSGQFTHLGVYTLGARADSYYEYLLKQWIQGGKKENELLEDYMRAIEGVKKHLLQRSEPKKLTFVGELAHGHFSAKMDHLVCFLPGTLALGAHNGLAADHMKLAEALIETCYQMYAQVETGLSPEIVHFNLHAQKGHKDVEIKPADRHNLLRPETVESLFYMYRFTGDKKYQDWGWEILQNFNRYTRVPTGGYTSINNVQNPSNPEPRDKMESFFLGETLKYMFLLFSDDIDLINLDKYIFNTEAHPLPIWVPA